The genomic segment GGCATGCGCAATACCGGCTAGGCGAGGTGCTTCCCTTTCGCAGCCAGCCAGCGCCCCCCTCCCTGCCGGAGGGCTACAGCCTGGTATCCGATCCCTACCCCGATGCCGACGCCCTCAATGGCCTGCTGGTTGGCTGTGGCGACAGGCCCCGGGAAGCCCAGCGCTGGCAGCGGGTGCTCGAGCACAGCATCTGGCATCTCGGCATCTATCGACCCGGCGGCCAGTTGGTGGGCTTTGTGCGGGCCACCAGCGACCTGGCCCTAAACGCCAACCTCTGGGACCTCTGCTGCGATCAGGCTGAAGCCGACCAGGCCGGCCTCCTGGCCGTTCTTGTCTATGCGGCCCTGGGCAAGCTGCGGCGGGAACTCTCGGGCTGCAGCATCTCCCTTTCAGCGCCCCCAGCGGCGGTAAAGCCCCTGGAGCACTTTGGTTTTGTGGTGGATCCAAGTGGCATTAGGGCCATGGGGCTTGCCATAAAAAAAACTCCCCCCGCTGATGCAGAGGGAGCAAAACGAGCATGGAGAGACTCGAACTCCCGACCCTCAGAACCGGAATCTGATGCTCTATCCAACTGAGCTACATGCCCATGCGCTTCTAGGCTTTAGGGCAAGCCTTGAACTGGCAAGCCATAAGCGTTGAGGCCAACCAGGGCCAGGCCCCGATGGCCCTACCTTAACCGCTCATCGCATCAGCCCTATCCGCTTGCACCACCTGGAGCTGCGGCACTTCCGCAACCTGCAGCCCCTGAAGCTGGAGCTGGATGCCCCGCGCCTATTGGTGATTGGCTCCAATGGGGAAGGCAAATCCAACCTGCTGGAGGCGGTGGAATTGTTGGGCAGCCTGCGCTCCCACCGCACCAGCTCCGATCGCGACCTAATCGCCCATGGCGAGCCCAGCAGCCGCCTGGCTGCGCTGACCAGCTCAGGCGACAGCTTGCAACTGGATTTACGGCGCAGTGGCGGCCGCAGCGCAAACCGCAATGGCAAGCAGCTCGATCGCCAACTGGACCTCCTTGGATCGCTGCGCTGCGTGGGCTTTAGCGCCCTCGACCTCGACCTGGTACGGGGCGAGCCCGCTGGGCGGCGCCAATGGCTAGATCGGGTGGTGCTGCAGCTGGAGCCGGTCTATGGCGAGCTGTTGAGCCGCTACGGCCGGCTGCTGAGGCAACGCAGCCAATTGCTGCGCCGCGGCCTGGGCGGCAGTGAAGTCGCGGCCCTGCTCGATGCCTTTGATCTGCAGATGGCCCTGGTCGGCACCCGCCTGCACCGGCGCAGGGCTAGGGCCCTGCGCCGGCTGGAACCCCTGGCCGCCGCCTGGCAGCAGCGGCTAAGCGGCGGCCGCGAGCAACTGCGGCTGGAATATCAAAGCGGCACCTTGCTAACGGGCGATGACGGCGAGGAAGGGCCCTGGCGTGAGGCCCTGGCGGCCCAAATGGCCGCCCAACGCCCCGAGGAATTGCGGCTGGGTCAATGCGCGGTTGGCCCCCACCGCGATGAGGTTGGCCTGCTGCTCAGCGAACAGACCGCCCGCCGCTACGGCTCGGCTGGCCAGCAACGCACCCTGGTCCTGGCCCTGAAATTGGCCGAGCTGGAACTGGTGCAAGAGGTGCTGGGCGAGCCCCCATTGCTGCTGCTCGATGACGTCCTGGGAGAACTCGATCCGGATCGCCAACAACTGCTGCTGGAGGCGGTGGGGGAGGGCCACCAATGCCTGGTTAGTGCCACCCATCTCGGCGCCTTTGAGGGGGGCTGGCAAGCCCAGAGTCAGGTGATCAAAATGCGCGCCGGCTGCCTGGAGATCGGCACTTAAGGTGGCCGGCTTGTCAGCTCGGATTCGATGACCCAGAGCCTGCCCTGCCTCCACCCCAACCCGGGATGGACCGGTGCTGCCTCCATGGCCCCTGCCGATTCTTCCCTTTCCGACACGGTTGGAAAACACTGCATTCTCGAGCTCTACAACTGCGATAGCGCCAAGCTCGACGACGAAGCCTTTCTCAGGACAGCGATCACCACGGCAGCCAAGCAGGCTGGTGCGACGCTCCTAAATCTGATCACCCACCGGTTTGATCCCCAGGGTGTGACGGGTTTGGCCCTGCTGGCCGAATCCCACATCTCGATTCACACCTGGCCCGAATCGGGCTACGCGGCGGTTGATGTGTTCACCTGCGGTGACCACACCATGCCGGAAAAAGCCTGCCAGGTGTTGGCCGAAGAACTGGAATCGGGCCGCCACAAGCTGACCAGTTTCCGCCGGGAAACCCCCGGCTGCATCGCCGGCGCCGAAAGGGATCCAGCCAAAACCGCCAACCCCCTCTAGGCCGATTGGGGGCCAGGGCCAGATGGGGGGCCAGGGCCAGATGGGGGGCCAAAACCGGCCAGATCCCGGTTGAGCTTGCCGCTCACCAGGCCCTCCAGGTCCAGGGCAACGGCGCTGAAGCCGAGTTGGCGAAACTTTGTCACCAGCTCCTGGCGCGCCCCCGGTTCGGCCCAGCCCAGCAGCGCGGCATCCAAACAGGCCTCCGGCAATTCGATTCTTGCCGTGCTCCCCTGGCTGCGCACCCGCAGTTGGGGCCAACCCCGCTGGAGCAGCCAAGCCTCAGCCGCCGCCACCCGCTCCAACCTTTGGGCCGTGATCGGCTCGCCGTAGGGAAAGCGTGAGGCCAGGCAGGGCTGGGCGGGCTTGTCCCACCAAGGCAGGCCCAGGGCCTTGGAAATCTGGCGCACAGAAGCCTTATCAATGCCCGCCTCTGCCAAGGGGGAGAACACCCCCTGCTCCCTTGCGGCCCGAATGCCGGGTCGATGGTCGCCCAGATCATCCAGGTTCACCCCATCCAGCACCCTGGCCCCAGACGCCGCTGCCGCGATGGGGGCCAGCTGCAGATGCAGGGTCTGCTTGCAGGCGTAGCAACGCTCCTCGGGGTTGCTGGCATAGGCGGGATCGGCCAATTCAGCGGTGGCAATTTCCCGGTGGGCGATCCCCAGCCAGGCCGCCTGTTGGCTTGCCTCCCGGCGCAGGTGGGGCGCCAGGGCTGGAGATACGCCGGTAATTGCCACGGCGCGGCTGCCCAACTGCTCCAGGGCAATGGCCGCCACCAGGGAGCTATCCACCCCGCCGGAATAGGCCACCACCACGGAGCCCTCAGCAGCCACCAGCCCGCGGAGCTGGGCAAGGGCCGCCGCCGTGGGCTCCGGCAGGGTTTCAAGCAGGGTGAAGGGCTGGCTCAAGGGCCTGGCAATCGCCGGTAGCATCCAGTCTCACCCCAGCGCCCCCATGGCCCCCAGCAGCACCCAAACGCCGCAAAGGGGCACCGGCAAGGGGATCGGCATCCGCACCGCCGCCGGCAGCGATGAAAGGGCCCATGGCCAGCTGCATGTCTACGACGGTGATGGCAAGGGCAAAAGCCAGGCTGCCCTTGGCGTGGTGCTGCGCACCATTGGCCTGGGCATCTGCGAGCAGAAACGCACCAGGGTGCTGCTGCTGCGCTTCCTCAAGGGCCCCGGCCGCGCCTACGACGAAGACGCCGCCATCGAGGCCCTCCAGCAGGGTTTCCCCCACCTAATCGACCAAGTCCGCACGGGCCGTGGTGATTTTTTTACGGCCGAGGAGGCCACAAAATTTGATCGCCAAGAGGCCCAGCGCGGCTGGGATATCGCCAAGGGCGCCATCGCCAGCGACCTCTATTCCGTGGTGGTGCTCGACGAGCTCAACCCCGTGCTCGACCTGGGCCTATTGGATGCCGCCGAGGTGGCCAAAACCCTGGCCTCTAAACCTGCGGGGATGGAGGTGATCTGCACCGGCAGGGGCGCTCCGCGCGAGCTGGTCCAACTGGCGGATTTGCACTCGGAGATGCGGGCCCATCAACAGGCCGATCCAGGCATCACCGGCATCGAGATCTACACCGGTGAAGGTAAGGGCAAATCCACCAGTGCCCTGGGCAAGGGGCTCCAGGCCATTGGTCGGGGCATCAGCCAGGACAAAAGCCACCGGGTGCTGATCCTCCAGTGGCTAAAGGGGGGTTCTGGTTACACGGAAGATGCCGCCATTGCGGCCCTGCGCGAGAGCTATCCCCACCTGGTGGATCACCTGCGCTCTGGCCGCGATGCCATCGTCTGGCGGGGCCAGCAGCAACCGATCGACTACGTGGAAGCGGAGCGGGCCTGGGAGATAGCCAGGGCCGCCATCGCCAGCGGCCTTTACAAGACCGTGATCCTCGATGAGATCAACCCCACGGTGGACCTCGAACTGCTGCCGGTGGAACCGATTGTGCAAACCCTGCTGCGCAAACCGGCCGAAACGGAGGTGATCCTCACCGGCCGCTGCAAGAACCGCCTGGCCTACTTCGAATTGGCGAGCGTCTTTTCAGAAATGGTCTGCCACAAGCACTATGCCGAGAGGGGCATAGACCTCAAGCGCGGCGTGGATTACTAACCAGTGGTGGATTCCCAGCGGAGCCCTGCTGCTCAATAGCGGGGGACGCTCGAATCGACCTGCTGGCTCCAGGCGTCGATACCGCCCTCCACATTGATCCCTTCGATGCCATGGCGCTTCAAGGCAATTAGGGCCTTGGCGCTGCGGCCACCCAGCTTGCAGTGGGCATAGAGCTGTTTGCCCTCCACCAGCTGTCTGATGCGCTCCACGGCCGTGCCGTTTTCAATCAGATCCAGGGGAAACAAGCTGGCCCCAGGGATCACCCCAATTTCCGCCTCCGGTGGATTGCGCACGTCGATCAGCACCAGGCCGCTGCTGTCGCCATCGAGCAGGGTTTTCAGCTCCGTAACCGAAATGCTTTCCACGGCTCCCGCCTCCTCCTGGCCTGGAGCGCTGCCGCCCACTCCACAAAACTCCTGGTAATCCACCAGCCTGTCGATCACCGGCCGCTCGGGGTTAGGGCGCAGCTTTAACTCCCTGAACTTCATCCCCAATGCATCGAACAGCAGCAGCCGGCCGCTGAGGGTGGTGCCGATGCCCGTGATGATCTTCAAGGCCTCGGTGGCCTGGATCACGCCGATGATCCCCGGCAATACCCCCACCACGCCGCCCTCTGCGCAGGAGGGCACCATCCCAGGCGGTGGCGGCTCGGGAAATAGATCGCGGTAATTGGGGCTCTCCGCATCCAGGTTGAACACCGTGGCCTGGCCCTCAAAGCGGAAGATCGAACCGTACACATTCGGCTTGCCCAGCAGCACACAGGCGTCGTTCACCAGGTAGCGGGTGGGGAAGTTGTCGGTGCCGTCGCAGACGATGTCGTATGGGCGAATTATTTCTAGGGCGTTGTCGCTGGTGAGGGCGGTTTCGTAGAGATCCACTTGGCAGTGGGGGTTGATCTCCAGGATCCGGGCCTTGGCCGATTCGATCTTGGGCTTGCCCACCCAGCTGGTGCCGTGGATCACCTGGCGCTGCAGGTTGGAGTGGTCGACCACATCGAAATCGACAATCCCGATCCGGCCCACTCCCGCCGCGGCCAAATAGAGAAGCAATGGTGAGCCCAACCCGCCCGTGCCCACGCAGAGCACGGCGGAGGCCTTAAGGCGCTTTTGGCCCTCCATTCCCACCTCGGGAAGGATCAGGTGCCGGGCAAAGCGAGCCACCTCATCGGGGCTGAGCTGAACGCCGCTGGTGTCGGGAGGAAGCATGGCTAGAGGATCAGCTCCCCATTCTCCATGGCAGGTGCTGGGGCTTAACACCATTGTCCTCAATCCACCAGCAGCGCAATACCGGCGGACCACCCCCTGCAGCCAGCCCCTGAATCACCATCAACACTGGTGCCACCGCCAGTTCCAGGTCGGTGGCCGATGGATCAGGGCCAGCCTGGGGATGGCTGTGGGCAAATCCCAATACCGCCTGTTTGTGCAGCCGTGCCCATTTTTGAGCCAGCAATTGTTCGCACGGATCCACCGCGAACCTGCGGCCCCGTTCAGCCGCCTCTGGCCAACGGTTACAACAGGGCCAAATCGACCGCAGCACAAGGGCATCGCCCTGTCTTTGCCCCAGCAATAGGGCGCAGCCCTCCTGGGGGTTTGCCGCAGCCAGGATCCGCTCGAGCACCCCAACCAGACGGAGATCCGCCATAACCAGAGCTGGCGTTTGGGGGTGCATACCGATACCTTATGAAGCAATATCCTTTCCCTGTGCGAACTTCGGTCCATGAGTGACTTCCCTACCGACGTGCAGGAGCAGGGCACCGAAGCCAACAGCAACCTTTTTGGTGAAGGCGACGCTGGCACCTCCTTTACAGAGAAATACAGCGATGTGCTGGGCAAAGTCAACGATGCCCTCGACCAGGTCGACTGGAATCAAATGGGTCGGATTGGCAAAGCCACCGGCGTCATCGTGGCCGTTTGTGTGGTGCAGATCCTGATCAAGGGTGTGCTCGACACGATCAATTTGATGCCGATTCTGCCCGGCCTACTAGAACTTCTGGGCCTGGTAATCGTGGGTCAGTGGAGCTGGAAAAACCTCACCACCAGCCAGAAACGTGATGCCGTGGTGGCCAATCTCCAAAACCTGCGCAAGGAGTATCTGGGCTAGGCCCCCAGCTGGGATTTAGGCAAAACCCCAGCTCTCCAACAGAGTGTCGATGCTGGCCTGGGCCTGGCCCCAGTAGCCCCCTCCAAAAAGGTTGGCGTGGTTCAACAGGTGGTACAGGTTGTAGAGCTCAATGCGAGCTCCTGCTCCGGCTTCTAGGGGCCAAACCTCCCCGTAACCAGAGAAAAACGCCGGCGAAAAGCCCCCAAACAATTTGGCCATGGCCAGGTCCACCTCCCGGTCGCCCCAATAGACCGCAGGGTCAAACAGCGCCGCTTCTCCGTTTTGCAGCAAGGCCCCGTTACCGCTCCAGAGATCCCCATGCACCAGGGCGGGCAGCACCGCATGCTGCAGCCGTAGGGGCAACTGCTCCAGGAGTTGCTCTGAACCCCTGGGGCGATGGCCCTGGCGGGCCGCCCAGTCCAGTTGGGGGGCAAGGCGACATTCGCTAAAAAACACCCCCCAATCGGAGCGCCATTCGTTGGACTGGGGTGCCGCGCCGATGAAGTTGGCGGAGGGCCAGCCAAAGCGCTCTTGGGCTGCGCTACTGGCCAGGTGCAACTCGGCTAGGGCCGCCCCAAAGGCCCGCCAGCCCAGGCTGTTTTCCCCTGGCCTGGCGCTTTGTAAATCGAGCCAAGGCAGCAGCAGTAAAGCCCGATCCCCCGCAGCGCCGAGATCAGCTACACCCATCGCCAAGGGCTGGGGCACCCGGATCGGCGGCTGCGCCCACCGGGCCAAAGCCTGCAGCCCGGCAGCCTCGGCCTCCAGCAAAGGCAGGGCGGTGGGGTCGTTGCTCTTCAGGAAAAAGCGGCGGCCATCGCCCAGCTGCAAACGCCAGGCCCTGTGGATGCTGCCGCCACCCACCCGGGCTATGGCTGCCAACTCCAGGGGGCCTGGGGCCGCCAGCTGCTGGCCAAGCCACTGGGCCAATTCAGGCTTGGGTAAAAGCGCCAACCACGCGCCCGGTATCTAGCTGCCAGCATGCCGCCTGAGCTTTAAACCTGCCGCCATGGAGCACCGGGTTGACGTGGCCGTCGTTGGGGCAGGCATCGCCGGGCTGACGGCAGCAGCCCTTTTGGCCCGGGCTGGCCTCAAGGTGGAATTACTAGAAGCCCACAGCCAATCCGGTGGCTGCGCAGGTACCTTCCGCCGCGGGCCATACACCTTCGACGTCGGAGCAACCCAGGTGGCCGGCCTCGAAGCCGGGGGTATCCACAGCCGCCTATTTGCCCACTTGGGGGTACCTGCCCCAGAAGCCACCCCCCTTGACCCTGGCTGTGTGGTGGATCTGGGGGATGGCAGCGCGCCGATCCACCTCTGGCGCGATCCAGAGCGCTGGCGCCTGGAGCGGCAGCGCCAATTTCCCGGCAGCGAGCGCTTTTGGCAGCTCTGCGCCGCAATCCATCGGGCCAACTGGCACTTTGCCGCCAAGGATCCAGTCCTGCCGGCGCGGAACTGGTGGGATTGGGGCCAACTGCTGGGTTCCCTGGGCCCCGGCAACCTGGCCAGCGGCCTCCTGACCGGCGCCACCATCGCCAACCTGCAGGACCTCTGCGGCTGCGGCCAGGACCAGCGGCTACGCCGCTTTTTGGACCTACAGCTCAAGCTCTATTCCCAGGAGCCGGCTGATCGCACGGCGGCCCTGTACGGGGCCACGGTTTTGGCCATGGCCCAGGCGCCTTTGGGCCTATTTCACCTCCAGGGCTCCATGCAGAGCCTCTGCGATGCCCTCGAAAGCGCCTTAGCAAGCGGCAGCGGTGGAGGCGGCGGCGGCGTCCTAAGGCTGCGCCATCAAGTTGGGCAGCTGGAGGCCGCCAACGCAGGCCAGGGCTGGCGGGTGCGGGGAAAAGTTCTTGCTGGCAAAGGTTTGGCTAACGGCAAAGCAACCAAGACCAACTTGGAAAGCTTTGAGCTGGAGGCGGCCGATGTGGTGATTGCCATCCCGCCCCAGGCCCTACCACCCCTGCTCGGTGACGGCTTGAAGGCCAACTACAAGCAATGCCTCGAAGGGCTGGGGGAGCCCTCGGGTGCCCTGGTGCTCTATGGCGCCGTGGATCGATCGGCCCTGCCGCCGGATTGCGCCAGCCATCTCCAGCTGGCCTGGGAGGAGCCAGGTTCGCTGTTTGTCTCCATTAGCCAGGAGGGCGATGGGCGGGCTCCTGCGGGCCAGGCCACGGTGATTGCCAGTGTCTTTACCCCAGCCAAGCAATGGTTTGGCCTTGAGCCCCAGGCCTATGCCGCCAAAAAAGCGGCGGCCCAATTGGGCATCAACCGCGGCCTCTCGGCCCTATTGCAGCTGGAGCCTGGCGACTGGCGCCACCAGGAACTGGCCACCCCCAGGGGCTTTGCCGGTTGGACCGGCAGGCCCTGGGGCTATGTGGGGGGATTGGGGCAGCACCCGAGTCGGTTTGGGCCCTTTGGCCTGCCCAGCCGCACGCCCCTGCCGGGCCTATGGCTCTGCGGTGATGCCATCTACCCCGGAGAGGGCACCGCCGGGGTGAGCATGTCGGCCCTAACCGCCTGCCGCCAGCTGCTCCAGACCCGGGGCATCGGCCTGGCGCTGGAGCGTTAGTCGGGCGCTGGAGCGTTAGGGCTGGCAGCCACAAATTGCGGCCGCAGGGCCTGGGCCTGGGCGAGGGTCGCCTGCAGATCCTGCCAATGGCCCTCCTGCAGTTGCTGCTCCAGGGCCTCGATCCCCTCGCGATAACGGCCCAAGGCGGTGAGCAGGGCCGCCCGGTTGGTGCGCGCCATCAGGCTGCCCAGCTCAGGGTTGCCCCCACCCACCCGGGTCGTGTCGGCAAAGCCCGTGGAGGCAAGCGCTCGCACCAAAGCAGGCAATTCAATGCCGCCCTCCTGGGCTGCCCCATCGGCCACCTGCAACAGGGCCGCACCGGCCAAAACGGGCAGATGGGAGATGAGGGCCACAGCTTGGTCGTGCAGGCGGGGATCGCAGGTAAGCCACTGGGCCCCGAGGGCCAATGCCAAATCACGCACGGCAGCGAGGGCCTCCGGGTCCGTGGAGAAATTGGGGGTGGCCACCCAAGGTCGACCGGCAAACAACCCGGGCAACCCCGCTTCCACCCCCGCCTCGGCGGTACCCGCCATCGGATGGCTGGCCACAAAGCGATCCACCAGCCTTTGCCAACGCTCCAAAACGGAGCCCTTCACCGAACCCACATCCGTAACCACGGCGGCCTGGGGAATGGCCGCCAACCATTCGGGCGCCGGATCCAGCAAACGGTCTAAAGGCACGGCCAAAATCACCAGGCCGCAGCCCTCCAAGACCGCCGGATCGGTGCTGACCGTGCCGGCCAAGCCCCTGGCCAAAGCCCTTTGGGCAGTGACTGGGCGATGCACCAGGGCCCGCACCTCTGCGCCGAGGCGACCCAGATCAAGCCCAATGGAACCGCCGATCAGGCCCATGCCGACGATGCCAACGGGCTGGCTACGCCATAGGGGGGAGGGGGCGTCTGTCATCCCTGCTGCAGTGCGATGACGCCAGCTTCCTACGCTTTTGGTCCGATGGCCGATCGCGGATGCTCGAAGCCCGCGCCCACCACCAACTCAAGGCCCTGCTG from the Cyanobium sp. WAJ14-Wanaka genome contains:
- a CDS encoding CAAD domain-containing protein, with the translated sequence MSDFPTDVQEQGTEANSNLFGEGDAGTSFTEKYSDVLGKVNDALDQVDWNQMGRIGKATGVIVAVCVVQILIKGVLDTINLMPILPGLLELLGLVIVGQWSWKNLTTSQKRDAVVANLQNLRKEYLG
- a CDS encoding fructosamine kinase family protein, with the protein product MALLPKPELAQWLGQQLAAPGPLELAAIARVGGGSIHRAWRLQLGDGRRFFLKSNDPTALPLLEAEAAGLQALARWAQPPIRVPQPLAMGVADLGAAGDRALLLLPWLDLQSARPGENSLGWRAFGAALAELHLASSAAQERFGWPSANFIGAAPQSNEWRSDWGVFFSECRLAPQLDWAARQGHRPRGSEQLLEQLPLRLQHAVLPALVHGDLWSGNGALLQNGEAALFDPAVYWGDREVDLAMAKLFGGFSPAFFSGYGEVWPLEAGAGARIELYNLYHLLNHANLFGGGYWGQAQASIDTLLESWGFA
- a CDS encoding M67 family metallopeptidase, with the protein product MADLRLVGVLERILAAANPQEGCALLLGQRQGDALVLRSIWPCCNRWPEAAERGRRFAVDPCEQLLAQKWARLHKQAVLGFAHSHPQAGPDPSATDLELAVAPVLMVIQGLAAGGGPPVLRCWWIEDNGVKPQHLPWRMGS
- a CDS encoding cob(I)yrinic acid a,c-diamide adenosyltransferase codes for the protein MAPSSTQTPQRGTGKGIGIRTAAGSDERAHGQLHVYDGDGKGKSQAALGVVLRTIGLGICEQKRTRVLLLRFLKGPGRAYDEDAAIEALQQGFPHLIDQVRTGRGDFFTAEEATKFDRQEAQRGWDIAKGAIASDLYSVVVLDELNPVLDLGLLDAAEVAKTLASKPAGMEVICTGRGAPRELVQLADLHSEMRAHQQADPGITGIEIYTGEGKGKSTSALGKGLQAIGRGISQDKSHRVLILQWLKGGSGYTEDAAIAALRESYPHLVDHLRSGRDAIVWRGQQQPIDYVEAERAWEIARAAIASGLYKTVILDEINPTVDLELLPVEPIVQTLLRKPAETEVILTGRCKNRLAYFELASVFSEMVCHKHYAERGIDLKRGVDY
- the moeB gene encoding molybdopterin-synthase adenylyltransferase MoeB encodes the protein MLPPDTSGVQLSPDEVARFARHLILPEVGMEGQKRLKASAVLCVGTGGLGSPLLLYLAAAGVGRIGIVDFDVVDHSNLQRQVIHGTSWVGKPKIESAKARILEINPHCQVDLYETALTSDNALEIIRPYDIVCDGTDNFPTRYLVNDACVLLGKPNVYGSIFRFEGQATVFNLDAESPNYRDLFPEPPPPGMVPSCAEGGVVGVLPGIIGVIQATEALKIITGIGTTLSGRLLLFDALGMKFRELKLRPNPERPVIDRLVDYQEFCGVGGSAPGQEEAGAVESISVTELKTLLDGDSSGLVLIDVRNPPEAEIGVIPGASLFPLDLIENGTAVERIRQLVEGKQLYAHCKLGGRSAKALIALKRHGIEGINVEGGIDAWSQQVDSSVPRY
- a CDS encoding prephenate/arogenate dehydrogenase, which produces MTDAPSPLWRSQPVGIVGMGLIGGSIGLDLGRLGAEVRALVHRPVTAQRALARGLAGTVSTDPAVLEGCGLVILAVPLDRLLDPAPEWLAAIPQAAVVTDVGSVKGSVLERWQRLVDRFVASHPMAGTAEAGVEAGLPGLFAGRPWVATPNFSTDPEALAAVRDLALALGAQWLTCDPRLHDQAVALISHLPVLAGAALLQVADGAAQEGGIELPALVRALASTGFADTTRVGGGNPELGSLMARTNRAALLTALGRYREGIEALEQQLQEGHWQDLQATLAQAQALRPQFVAASPNAPAPD
- the crtD gene encoding C-3',4' desaturase CrtD, which encodes MEHRVDVAVVGAGIAGLTAAALLARAGLKVELLEAHSQSGGCAGTFRRGPYTFDVGATQVAGLEAGGIHSRLFAHLGVPAPEATPLDPGCVVDLGDGSAPIHLWRDPERWRLERQRQFPGSERFWQLCAAIHRANWHFAAKDPVLPARNWWDWGQLLGSLGPGNLASGLLTGATIANLQDLCGCGQDQRLRRFLDLQLKLYSQEPADRTAALYGATVLAMAQAPLGLFHLQGSMQSLCDALESALASGSGGGGGGVLRLRHQVGQLEAANAGQGWRVRGKVLAGKGLANGKATKTNLESFELEAADVVIAIPPQALPPLLGDGLKANYKQCLEGLGEPSGALVLYGAVDRSALPPDCASHLQLAWEEPGSLFVSISQEGDGRAPAGQATVIASVFTPAKQWFGLEPQAYAAKKAAAQLGINRGLSALLQLEPGDWRHQELATPRGFAGWTGRPWGYVGGLGQHPSRFGPFGLPSRTPLPGLWLCGDAIYPGEGTAGVSMSALTACRQLLQTRGIGLALER
- the recF gene encoding DNA replication/repair protein RecF (All proteins in this family for which functions are known are DNA-binding proteins that assist the filamentation of RecA onto DNA for the initiation of recombination or recombinational repair.) → MRLHHLELRHFRNLQPLKLELDAPRLLVIGSNGEGKSNLLEAVELLGSLRSHRTSSDRDLIAHGEPSSRLAALTSSGDSLQLDLRRSGGRSANRNGKQLDRQLDLLGSLRCVGFSALDLDLVRGEPAGRRQWLDRVVLQLEPVYGELLSRYGRLLRQRSQLLRRGLGGSEVAALLDAFDLQMALVGTRLHRRRARALRRLEPLAAAWQQRLSGGREQLRLEYQSGTLLTGDDGEEGPWREALAAQMAAQRPEELRLGQCAVGPHRDEVGLLLSEQTARRYGSAGQQRTLVLALKLAELELVQEVLGEPPLLLLDDVLGELDPDRQQLLLEAVGEGHQCLVSATHLGAFEGGWQAQSQVIKMRAGCLEIGT
- the larE gene encoding ATP-dependent sacrificial sulfur transferase LarE — its product is MSQPFTLLETLPEPTAAALAQLRGLVAAEGSVVVAYSGGVDSSLVAAIALEQLGSRAVAITGVSPALAPHLRREASQQAAWLGIAHREIATAELADPAYASNPEERCYACKQTLHLQLAPIAAAASGARVLDGVNLDDLGDHRPGIRAAREQGVFSPLAEAGIDKASVRQISKALGLPWWDKPAQPCLASRFPYGEPITAQRLERVAAAEAWLLQRGWPQLRVRSQGSTARIELPEACLDAALLGWAEPGARQELVTKFRQLGFSAVALDLEGLVSGKLNRDLAGFGPPSGPGPPSGPGPQSA
- the speD gene encoding adenosylmethionine decarboxylase — encoded protein: MTQSLPCLHPNPGWTGAASMAPADSSLSDTVGKHCILELYNCDSAKLDDEAFLRTAITTAAKQAGATLLNLITHRFDPQGVTGLALLAESHISIHTWPESGYAAVDVFTCGDHTMPEKACQVLAEELESGRHKLTSFRRETPGCIAGAERDPAKTANPL